A region from the Drosophila takahashii strain IR98-3 E-12201 chromosome 2L, DtakHiC1v2, whole genome shotgun sequence genome encodes:
- the LOC108067603 gene encoding male-specific sperm protein Mst84Da: MVLMLCCSFDPFYVGPCPPGCLAPLMGGTPYCGCGPCGGCCSPCCGPCGGCSSCPCGW, translated from the coding sequence ATGGTTCTGATGCTCTGCTGCAGTTTCGATCCCTTCTACGTGGGACCCTGCCCACCCGGCTGCCTGGCTCCCCTGATGGGGGGCACTCCCTACTGTGGTTGCGGTCCCTGTGGTGGCTGCTGCAGTCCTTGCTGTGGTCCCTGTGGTGGTTGCAGCTCGTGTCCTTGCGGCTGGTGA
- the LOC108067602 gene encoding uncharacterized protein → MPPSVDHVVHHVLAPMAIDALDCIVPVVRQLVIILHESFLVDHKEPEPVIDVSGMIQPVRKIVLIVNDPTPENHADQETVVSSDEISGLLGGLSRSIRNLARSTYDTISALAN, encoded by the coding sequence ATGCCGCCGTCTGTGGATCACGTGGTGCACCATGTGCTCGCTCCCATGGCAATTGACGCCCTCGATTGCATAGTGCCGGTTGTCCGCCAACTGGTGATCATCCTGCACGAGTCGTTTCTCGTTGATCACAAGGAGCCGGAGCCCGTGATCGATGTTTCCGGCATGATTCAGCCCGTCCGTAAAATAGTCTTAATCGTAAACGATCCTACGCCGGAGAACCATGCCGATCAGGAGACGGTGGTCAGTTCGGATGAGATCAGCGGCCTGTTGGGTGGACTTTCGCGGAGCATCCGGAACCTGGCCCGTTCGACGTATGATACCATCTCTGCGCTGGCCAACTAG
- the elfless gene encoding E3 ubiquitin-protein ligase RNF4 — protein sequence MGDTTTSSSSSDSDSPSSDNLPGWNYYSSSSGPSSSWDSTSSTGSSSGSESSSGSESDTWTDLTIRGGRVDIISHANFTTVTFRDALSVMGKRSRPAPAPEAQNSESSEDSPPDKQAKHNDGQTRKPYNCPVCLKDVRKGEPVATSCGHIFCRICIQKSIRTTSKCPMCNVVSPKFHRIYM from the coding sequence ATGGGGGACACTACCACCTCCAGTTCCAGCTCAGACTCTGATTCGCCCAGCTCCGATAATTTGCCTGGCTGGAATTATTATTCGTCTAGCTCCGGGCCCTCGTCCAGCTGGGATTCTACGTCAAGCACTGGTTCGTCGTCAGGCTCGGAATCGTCGTCAGGCTCGGAATCGGATACCTGGACAGACTTAACCATACGTGGTGGACGCGTTGATATTATCTCCCATGCCAACTTCACCACTGTCACCTTCAGGGATGCATTGTCCGTAATGGGAAAACGTAGCCGTCCTGCACCAGCACCGGAAGCGCAGAATTCCGAGTCTTCAGAAGATTCTCCACCGGACAAGCAAGCCAAACACAACGACGGACAGACTCGGAAACCCTACAACTGTCCTGTGTGTCTGAAAGATGTGCGTAAGGGGGAGCCGGTGGCCACTTCGTGTGGTCACATCTTCTGCAGAATCTGCATTCAAAAATCCATTCGCACCACATCTAAATGCCCAATGTGCAATGTTGTATCTCCCAAGTTTCATCGCATTTACATGTAA
- the LOC108067601 gene encoding uncharacterized protein — protein MEKVHTAIGVAGIVAMFLVVTRSVTQVGGRVLDQSRAPISDLVTRGGPVADQLTAVEGETPLVEGDRMDGACSVVQSIGGKACALVGPLLPKLGSDRKSDDHAPEEEKPKKDSEPAAAKRETPPAADPPEEE, from the coding sequence ATGGAAAAGGTGCACACGGCCATCGGGGTGGCGGGCATAGTGGCCATGTTCTTGGTGGTGACTCGTTCGGTAACGCAGGTGGGCGGCCGGGTGTTGGACCAATCCCGTGCCCCTATCTCGGACCTTGTGACCCGGGGTGGTCCAGTGGCTGATCAGCTGACGGCCGTCGAGGGGGAAACTCCCCTCGTGGAGGGCGATCGCATGGATGGCGCCTGTTCCGTGGTCCAAAGTATCGGAGGCAAGGCTTGTGCCTTAGTGGGCCCCTTGTTGCCCAAACTGGGAAGCGATCGAAAGTCCGACGATCACGCGCCAGAGGAGGAAAAGCCTAAAAAGGATTCAGAGCCAGCAGCTGCGAAACGGGAAACACCGCCTGCCGCAGATCCACCGGAAGAGGAGTGA
- the LOC108067604 gene encoding uncharacterized protein → MVYLSRPWTPAMNPFYIGPYPRCAVCPCDFDIYKGYTPGGWHSRCYHSY, encoded by the coding sequence ATGGTTTACCTAAGTCGCCCTTGGACTCCCGCCATGAATCCTTTCTACATTGGCCCGTATCCGAGATGCGCCGTTTGTCCGTGTGACTTTGACATTTACAAAGGATACACTCCTGGCGGCTGGCATAGTCGTTGCTATCACAGCTATTGA
- the LOC108067620 gene encoding uncharacterized protein encodes MPCIFNPGYIGPDPPCCDPDCLEEGHCTVPECGVCPESQLPRCNPAPEPKKKPDQPAPEKKPQKEQQ; translated from the coding sequence ATGCCTTGCATATTTAATCCCGGTTACATTGGACCAGATCCGCCCTGCTGTGACCCGGATTGCTTGGAGGAGGGCCACTGCACGGTTCCGGAGTGCGGGGTCTGTCCGGAGTCCCAACTACCCCGATGCAACCCCGCCCCTGAGCCGAAAAAGAAGCCGGACCAGCCAGCACCGGAAAAGAAGCCCCAGAAGGAGCAGCAGTGA